The genomic stretch AGACAAGTGAATTTATATCCTCCGCCAAAAAGGTTATGAGAAATAATTTAGCAGTTATTGAAGAAGTCCTGACAAAAGTTGCGTTTGCACCACTGTCCAATGGTGATCTATGTTTGTATTGAATTTTGTGAGGAAACATCCATGGGTTACTTTGTGAcaatttatgaatttaaaaacaattacagggcaataactctgaagagATGCTGATGAAAGAGAAGCAAGCACCgctgccctatagtgatctatatttgtatcaaattccatgaagatccatcaacagGTTACTTCTATACAGATTTTTTATTAGATCAAGAAGAAAAAGTCACCTTGTACAGGGTCAAGGGGGAAATACTGAATATGAGCAAAGGTTATACGCTAATTAATAATTCTGTGAGATATGGTGATgctagctaaaatactttttaaattataagCATTTACAATTTCAGGTGGACAGATGGGCAAAAGCACATACATACGCACCGTCTAATGAACAAGGCGGGggataaaaagtagtaaaatttaagaaaatgcgTATATTGCAAGAAATAGGAAGTAATTAACAAATGTGGATTTTAATCAACATGCTTTTTCCTGCCTACCAGGTCAGTTTTGAAAAACGATAGGGCGGCTAAACTTATTTCCAATTTAATTGGTATTGCTTAATTTTTAAGTGGCCATTCAGTACTTGTGTAGGAGTTACAAGAAATCGTCCACTAGTATTTCATAGCTTAGTTAAAACATCTACTTTTTAAGAAGACTTCTTACAGTTAATTTGAACATGCACATTAGTTTCACCAGTCAGCCAGCCTTTACCCAACCTAAAAATATTTCCTGCTTCGTTTTTTAAAGTCTTCCCAATGTTTTTACCAAAACACACTTAATTTACCACACATGATAGGCAGTCGTAAAGTCTGAAAGTGTCATCAATAAGCACTGTTACAATAATCAGTGAAGCAAaactgttttcagaaaaaaaaggcTGTCATAATGTGTAAAGCATCTGAACTCTTCTATAGTCTACTTAAAATTACAGACACTACAGCATGCTGGATGACATAATATgagattttccaaaaaaaaaacctggtAGTCTTTCTGTCACTGTTTGTAATTAGCTTCCTTATGAATACGTAATTACCAAATTTCTTGGGGAAATTTACGATATTTTCTCGTACATGAAATAAGAAGTTTCAACCCCAGAAAACACAAATGAGAGTGATCTCCGGTTCTGCAATAATATTGAAGTAAACTTACTTTTAGTGGCGATTCAACTCTTCCTAAATGCCTCTGCTGTGTGTCTTCTAAGATCTGTTTTATCAATTCTACAAACCCAGGTTCATTTGCCATGGCAATATCATACTCATCCGAGCAATCACTAAAATTCAGCAGAGTTACCATGCTATTTGAAAGAGGAATATATTTCTCATCATTCTGTTTTCCATCTTCTAGCTGCCATCCATTCTTGTATGTGTTCATAATGATTTCACAACTCAAATTAAAAAACTTAGTTTCAATCATaatttttgcaatctcttttctGAATTTGATTATTTCTTCTAACACTGTTCTTTTTAGGGCAAAATAACTCTGACGAAATCGTCGCGTAGAATTTCTAATCTTTTCGGCATATTCTCCACCTTCTGCTTGTCGAGTTTGAAGTGCGACTACTTCATTTGCTGTACTTCTTAGATTATCAAATGTTTCCTGTTTAAATTCTGCAATCTCTTCAACAGTCATTAGTTCCAATTCGGCAACCTTTTCTTCACTTTGGGTCTTTACATTTTCTTGTTCCCGATCTTTATCATCATCTATTTTCGtttctttttcaattcctttAAAGTCCCGTTCAGTTTTTGCTTTTTCACTTACATTGTCCAGTGACACCTTCTCACCTGGGGTTTGGGGAGGATGAGAATCAGTGTTATTCAATGGTTGAGGTTGTGGAAGATGCGAGTTTATTTCTGTACTGTCTTCCATTTTCTCAGGTTTTCTGTGCTTTTGAATGCTGATTCAGTAACTGGAATTGCTGGTCTTCTCTTTAAGTGAACTAGCTGCAACAACACGAAGACCTGAGACTGAATAATCTAAAACAAGAAGAAAACAAGAGAGTGAACAACA from Mercenaria mercenaria strain notata chromosome 16, MADL_Memer_1, whole genome shotgun sequence encodes the following:
- the LOC123539906 gene encoding uncharacterized protein LOC123539906 yields the protein MEDSTEINSHLPQPQPLNNTDSHPPQTPGEKVSLDNVSEKAKTERDFKGIEKETKIDDDKDREQENVKTQSEEKVAELELMTVEEIAEFKQETFDNLRSTANEVVALQTRQAEGGEYAEKIRNSTRRFRQSYFALKRTVLEEIIKFRKEIAKIMIETKFFNLSCEIIMNTYKNGWQLEDGKQNDEKYIPLSNSMVTLLNFSDCSDEYDIAMANEPGFVELIKQILEDTQQRHLGRVESPLKQREEKLMKYSLSLIHNMSMRESNIARLRSLDMIRSLQPFLNSSNDMFALTALASLAGIINEEECAIIDGHKNTVKILLDCLRKALKDKMRRCKGWSAKECGFRV